A DNA window from Arachis duranensis cultivar V14167 chromosome 3, aradu.V14167.gnm2.J7QH, whole genome shotgun sequence contains the following coding sequences:
- the LOC107480403 gene encoding uncharacterized protein LOC107480403 isoform X1 yields MLRRSLFEISSRQTLRRSPRYVANQQIPSHLSSRKKLSTASKPDPAPAPGSTGKPPESSGSPSKFLIGTVALGAAFLAAYQTGYLDKYLKKEQLGAHEEAQIKDTNGDSQNVQPSVDQFISPHRETSNNENLVSEHAEQKVDNHFPQLENVKEDKGDKPIQEQDKSDITVDVTAPTKENLWPEHPQGNLTSDDQSKASVVQSEGSFGIRSTDTVTAPRLEQGIQHTSTSTQISTALDENGMTNMQPKQQEVEERRENALDKDREHQPGLLEEYHLRNGRSHTYGHFSVEKEALNGATKGSQGGYISEDGKLILDFIQAIHAAEKRQADLDSHVFNEEKKVLKEKYEKKLKEAAARELMLAEEAALLDKELKRERAKAVLAMKSLQEKMEEKLKTELEQKEVETEMKLNKAQELSKAELNAAIAKEKAAQIERMAEANININALCMAFYARSEEARQSHAAQHFALGALALEDALSKGLPIQTEIASLQSSLEDTDKDSILNLVLSSLPEETRNNGTETPLQLKQKFDSLKGTLRHFSFFPPGGGGILAHSLAHIASWLKVKEADQSGEGIESVINKVENYLAEGKLVEAAELLEESVRGTQAAEVVEGWVRQARNRAISEQAVVFLQSYANSIGFT; encoded by the exons ATGTTGCGGAG GTCGCTTTTCGAAATATCCTCTCGCCAAACGCTCAGAAGGAGCCCTAGATATGTTGCAAATCAG CAGATACCTTCACATCTATCATCACGAAAGAAATTATCAACTGCATCTAAACCAGATCCTGCCCCTGCTCCTGGCTCTACAGGCAAACCACCAGAGTCTAGTGGCTCTCCATCAAAGTTTCTCATTGGAACTGTTGCTTTAGGTGCTGCTTTTCTAGCAGCTTACCAAACTGGTTATTTAgataaatatcttaaaaaagaGCAGCTTGGTGCTCATGAGGAAGCTCAGATCAAGGATACCAATGGAGACTCACAAAATGTACAACCTTCAGTGGACCAGTTCATTTCACCTCATAGGGAGACATCTAACAATGAAAATCTTGTGTCAGAGCATGCAGAGCAGAAGGTTGATAATCATTTTCCACAGTTGGAAAATGTGAAAGAAGATAAAGGTGATAAACCAATTCAAGAGCAAGACAAATCCGATATAACTGTAGATGTTACTGCTCCTACCAAAGAAAACCTGTGGCCTGAACATCCTCAAGGCAATCTAACATCTGATGATCAAAGTAAAGCATCTGTGGTGCAATCTGAAGGGAGTTTTGGCATAAGAAGCACAGATACTGTTACTGCCCCTAGATTGGAACAGGGAATACAACACACATCCACATCCACACAGATTAGTACAGCTCTGGATGAAAATGGGATGACAAACATGCAACCAAAACAACAAGAAGTGGAGGAGAGAAGAGAG AATGCATTGGATAAAGATAGGGAACATCAACCTGGTCTCCTTGAGGAATATCACTTAAGGAATGGAAGAAGCCATACTTACGGCCATTTTTCTGTAGAAAAAGAG GCACTTAATGGTGCGACAAAGGGATCGCAAGGTGGATATATTTCTGAGGATGGGAAACTGATTCTTGATTTCATACAAGCCATTCATGCTGCGGAAAAAAGGCAGGCTGACTTAGATTCACATGTTTTTaatgaagagaagaaagtgtTGAAG gaaaaatatgaaaagaagTTGAAAGAGGCAGCTGCCAGGGAACTTATGCTTGCTGAAGAGGCTGCATTGTTGGACAAG gagctaaaaagagaaagagcaaagGCGGTCCTTGCTATGAAGTCACTTCAAGAAAAGATGGAGGAAAAACTGAAGACAGAACTTGAACAGAAG GAAGTTGAAACAGAAATGAAGCTGAATAAAGCTCAGGAATTGTCTAAGGCAGAGTTAAATGCAGCCATAGCAAAAGAGAAGGCAGCCCAAATTGAAAGAATGGCTGAAGCAAATATTAAT ATCAATGCCTTATGTATGGCATTTTATGCTCGGTCTGAAGAAGCTCGTCAAAGTCATGCTGCTCAGCATTTTGCATTG GGAGCTCTTGCACTGGAAGATGCACTTTCCAAAGGATTGCCAATTCAGACAGAAATAGCATCGTTGCAGTCTTCTCTTGAAGACACGGATAAAGATTCAATTTTGAATTTAGTGCTATCATCCCTTCCAGAAGAGACTCGAAACAATGGCACAGAAACACCACTGCAGTTAAAGCAGAAG TTTGATTCCTTAAAAGGGACATTACGACACTTCAGCTTCTTCCCACCAGGAGGTGGTGGTATATTGGCCCATTCTTTGGCACACATAGCATCCTGGTTGAAG GTTAAGGAAGCTGACCAATCTGGCGAAGGGATTGAATCTGTGATTAATAAAGTTGAGAATTACTTGGCTGAAGGAAAACTTGTTGAAGCAGCCGAATTACTAGAAGAGAGTGTAAGAGGCACCCAAGCTGCAGAAGTTGTTGAAGGTTGGGTGAGGCAAGCAAGAAACAGGGCTATTTCTGAGCAAGCTGTTGTTTTCCTTCAGTCCTATGCTAATTCTATTGGCTTTACATAG
- the LOC107480403 gene encoding uncharacterized protein LOC107480403 isoform X2 produces MLRRSLFEISSRQTLRRSPRYVANQIPSHLSSRKKLSTASKPDPAPAPGSTGKPPESSGSPSKFLIGTVALGAAFLAAYQTGYLDKYLKKEQLGAHEEAQIKDTNGDSQNVQPSVDQFISPHRETSNNENLVSEHAEQKVDNHFPQLENVKEDKGDKPIQEQDKSDITVDVTAPTKENLWPEHPQGNLTSDDQSKASVVQSEGSFGIRSTDTVTAPRLEQGIQHTSTSTQISTALDENGMTNMQPKQQEVEERRENALDKDREHQPGLLEEYHLRNGRSHTYGHFSVEKEALNGATKGSQGGYISEDGKLILDFIQAIHAAEKRQADLDSHVFNEEKKVLKEKYEKKLKEAAARELMLAEEAALLDKELKRERAKAVLAMKSLQEKMEEKLKTELEQKEVETEMKLNKAQELSKAELNAAIAKEKAAQIERMAEANININALCMAFYARSEEARQSHAAQHFALGALALEDALSKGLPIQTEIASLQSSLEDTDKDSILNLVLSSLPEETRNNGTETPLQLKQKFDSLKGTLRHFSFFPPGGGGILAHSLAHIASWLKVKEADQSGEGIESVINKVENYLAEGKLVEAAELLEESVRGTQAAEVVEGWVRQARNRAISEQAVVFLQSYANSIGFT; encoded by the exons ATGTTGCGGAG GTCGCTTTTCGAAATATCCTCTCGCCAAACGCTCAGAAGGAGCCCTAGATATGTTGCAAATCAG ATACCTTCACATCTATCATCACGAAAGAAATTATCAACTGCATCTAAACCAGATCCTGCCCCTGCTCCTGGCTCTACAGGCAAACCACCAGAGTCTAGTGGCTCTCCATCAAAGTTTCTCATTGGAACTGTTGCTTTAGGTGCTGCTTTTCTAGCAGCTTACCAAACTGGTTATTTAgataaatatcttaaaaaagaGCAGCTTGGTGCTCATGAGGAAGCTCAGATCAAGGATACCAATGGAGACTCACAAAATGTACAACCTTCAGTGGACCAGTTCATTTCACCTCATAGGGAGACATCTAACAATGAAAATCTTGTGTCAGAGCATGCAGAGCAGAAGGTTGATAATCATTTTCCACAGTTGGAAAATGTGAAAGAAGATAAAGGTGATAAACCAATTCAAGAGCAAGACAAATCCGATATAACTGTAGATGTTACTGCTCCTACCAAAGAAAACCTGTGGCCTGAACATCCTCAAGGCAATCTAACATCTGATGATCAAAGTAAAGCATCTGTGGTGCAATCTGAAGGGAGTTTTGGCATAAGAAGCACAGATACTGTTACTGCCCCTAGATTGGAACAGGGAATACAACACACATCCACATCCACACAGATTAGTACAGCTCTGGATGAAAATGGGATGACAAACATGCAACCAAAACAACAAGAAGTGGAGGAGAGAAGAGAG AATGCATTGGATAAAGATAGGGAACATCAACCTGGTCTCCTTGAGGAATATCACTTAAGGAATGGAAGAAGCCATACTTACGGCCATTTTTCTGTAGAAAAAGAG GCACTTAATGGTGCGACAAAGGGATCGCAAGGTGGATATATTTCTGAGGATGGGAAACTGATTCTTGATTTCATACAAGCCATTCATGCTGCGGAAAAAAGGCAGGCTGACTTAGATTCACATGTTTTTaatgaagagaagaaagtgtTGAAG gaaaaatatgaaaagaagTTGAAAGAGGCAGCTGCCAGGGAACTTATGCTTGCTGAAGAGGCTGCATTGTTGGACAAG gagctaaaaagagaaagagcaaagGCGGTCCTTGCTATGAAGTCACTTCAAGAAAAGATGGAGGAAAAACTGAAGACAGAACTTGAACAGAAG GAAGTTGAAACAGAAATGAAGCTGAATAAAGCTCAGGAATTGTCTAAGGCAGAGTTAAATGCAGCCATAGCAAAAGAGAAGGCAGCCCAAATTGAAAGAATGGCTGAAGCAAATATTAAT ATCAATGCCTTATGTATGGCATTTTATGCTCGGTCTGAAGAAGCTCGTCAAAGTCATGCTGCTCAGCATTTTGCATTG GGAGCTCTTGCACTGGAAGATGCACTTTCCAAAGGATTGCCAATTCAGACAGAAATAGCATCGTTGCAGTCTTCTCTTGAAGACACGGATAAAGATTCAATTTTGAATTTAGTGCTATCATCCCTTCCAGAAGAGACTCGAAACAATGGCACAGAAACACCACTGCAGTTAAAGCAGAAG TTTGATTCCTTAAAAGGGACATTACGACACTTCAGCTTCTTCCCACCAGGAGGTGGTGGTATATTGGCCCATTCTTTGGCACACATAGCATCCTGGTTGAAG GTTAAGGAAGCTGACCAATCTGGCGAAGGGATTGAATCTGTGATTAATAAAGTTGAGAATTACTTGGCTGAAGGAAAACTTGTTGAAGCAGCCGAATTACTAGAAGAGAGTGTAAGAGGCACCCAAGCTGCAGAAGTTGTTGAAGGTTGGGTGAGGCAAGCAAGAAACAGGGCTATTTCTGAGCAAGCTGTTGTTTTCCTTCAGTCCTATGCTAATTCTATTGGCTTTACATAG